One Deinococcus psychrotolerans genomic window, TCGGGCGGCTTTCTGGCAGGCATCTATACCGTCACGCCCCCCGCCCTCAGCATGACCATCGGTGACGACGCTCTCAACAGCACGCAGGCCGCTTACCTCACCTTCGATCTGAGCAGCTTGCCCGCCAGTGTCCAGCCCGCCAACATGCTGGCCGCCGACCTCAAAGTGACGCCCTCGGCTGCCCCCATCGGTGCGCCGTACACCACCCTCAATATCGGGCCGAAAATGCTGACGGTGCAGGGCCTGGTCTACGGCAACAGCGTTGACATTACCGAACTGCTGCCGATGAACGAACTGGCCAGCAACCTCAACGGCACCATCATGAATGCCGACGTGCTGGGCGAAGTCAAAACAGACTGGATCAACCGCGCCGCGCAGAGCAATCTCTCGCAGTACCAGTTGCGCTTTGCCCAGATTACTGCCTCGGCGTTTCTTGCCAATCAGGCTTACATCTTCAGCGGCGACCCGCTCAACACCACCAACCGCCCCAAGCTGACCCTGACCTACCTCGCCGACAACTGAGCCTTGTTTGGGTTAAGCCGCTTGCGCCGCATCTGTTCGCCCGCCTCACTCGCCCTCTTCTCTAGGAGAACCACCATGAACAAATTGTTTTCTGCCGCTGCTGTCCTGACCGCCGTTCTCGGCCTCGCCGCTTGTAATCCCAAGACTCCGCCCGCCGCCAATACTGCGCCGGTTGCCAGCTTCACCTTCACGCCCGCCAGTGGCCCCGCTGCCCTGAGTGTCAGCACCGACAACACCAGCACCGACGCCGACACCGCCGACACGCTGACCTACGACTGGGACTGGGGAGACGGCAGCACCCACGACACCGCCAAGTCGCCCAGCCACACCTACAGCAGCGCCGGAATCTTTACCATTACCCTCAAGACCACCGACAACCACGCGGCCTCCAGCACCAAGACGGCCAGCGTGACCGTGACTATGGCCGCGCCTGCTACACCCGCCGAATTTTTCGCCAAAAATAGCGCGATTGTTCAGAAACAGACCTTTACGCCGGGAACTGTAGACACCACCCTGACCTTCGCGCAGGGTACTCAGTTGGTGTTCGCCCCCAATTCGGTGCTGGACGCCAGCGGCAACCCCTACAGCGGCGTGGTCAATGTCAGCGTCCGCGAGATTCAGGACAAGTCGGACATGATCCTGAGCAACGTGCTGACTGTCTCTGTGCCGACCAACGCTGATCCGGCTCCGCTGGTGTCGGGCGGCATGTTCAACCTGGACATCAAAACGCCAGCGGGCGCAGACCTCAAGATCAATCCGGCGGTAGGGGTGGGAGCTAAGGTGCCGATCAAAGATGCAAAACTTGACGTAGACCCGAAGATTAAAAATCCGATGCAGCAATTTGTCGGCCAGTCCAACACCTGCGGCGGTCAGGGAAATGCCGGGCCGATTCGCACTCCTGTCCCGATTCCGGCGGGCGATTCCAGCGTCAATTGGTGTCCGGTGGCGGGCAAGTTCACCATCGACACCACCACGCCCCCCGGCTCATATGTCTTCAGCGTGTTCAATAAGGGCTGGATCAACTGCGATTTCTTCTGGAACGATCCCCGCACCAAAACCACCATTCACGTTGATTTGGAACCGATCAACGACGCCAACACCATCGTGTTTTTGGTGCCGCAGGGCATCAAAACGGTCATCGCGCTCTACACCAAAGACGGCGCGAATGCCCGCAAGAGCTACGATAATTCGCTGCCGATTGGCCTCAACGCCGAACTCGTCGCCATCACCTTCAACGCGGGCAAGCAGTATCTGGCCCACAAAACCATCACCGTATCGGCTGGCCTCAGCGAGAAGCTCACCTTCTCTGAGGCCACCGACGCACAGATCAAGGCTTACCTGACTTCGGTCAACGGATCGTAAACCCTTCTCGGCCCCCGCCCAGTCTAAAAGCTGGCGGGAGCCGTTTCAGTCCAAGCCGTGGGAGCCATGCTGGCAGCCGCCCTCTCATCCTGTGCGCCAGCCATGATGGAGCTGGGCAGTTTGCCGATTACGGTCAGGGGCTAAGCGTATGACGTTGCCGTAAAAGTGCCGCTGGCAGAGTTGACAGATCAAACGCCAGCCAACGCGTAGGTCATCTTCCCAGACTGCAGCGCGGGCGTACTGGCGACCTTTGTGCGCGAACGTGGGCCAGAGGAAGGCTCGAAGACCTGTCAGGCGGCGCAGAGTTCCGGGGCGGGCATGACCATCCTGAAAGTGATTGGGGTGGGCTTGGGCGTCGGGCTGATTGCGTTTGTCACGCTCATCTGGGCCATCGTCCCAGGTTTGGGAACGGGCTAAGCGCCGCACGTAGCCCACCGTGGACAAGCCGAAGTCAGTTCAGCCCTCACCCCACAAGGAGAACCACTATGCCCACCAAAAAAATGCTCAAGTTCATCGTTCTTACCTTGCTCGCCTTCCCTTTGCTCGGCAGTTGCGGTTATCCCAACAACGTTGTTCCCCGTCAGCCAATTCCGGCAATTCTGAACATGACCTACTCACCAGCGAGCGCCTGTCCCGATATGGCACTGATCAATAAAAGCAGTGAGATTGTGGTGTTTACAGCGTCGGGAGGGGTCACTGGCTACGGTGCCCAGCAGCTTCAAGTCTACATTCAGCCGGGCAGCGCTCAGGCGCTTGCCACTGCTTTTGCTCCGCCCTACACGCAGCAAACACTGACCAGTAAGGGCGGCAGCCAGAGCGACACCGGCAACGTGTCGTACTCGCTGGGCGTTCGCTGCTCGGCCACCTCGCCGGAAGTCACCAAGAGCTTCACCCTCCTGGGTGACACCACTCACACCCTGACACTCGTAGAAGATTCTGCCGCGCCGGGCGGGGTCACGCTGAGCCTCAACTGAAGTTTCTCCCGTTTCAGCCGCCCGCCCGCACCAACTCCGGCCCCAACTGCGCCAAGCTCGTTTTGCCGCACAGGGCCATCGCCAACCGCAGTTCATCTTCCAGCAGTTTGAGGGTGTGAACCACGCCGATCTCGCCTGCTACGGCTAAGCCCCACAGCGCTGCCCGGCCCAAAAAGACCGCGTTTGCGCCCAGCGCCAGCGCTTTAAGAACGTCGGTGCCGCGCGTAATACCGCCGTCGAGATAGAGTTCGCACCGTCCAGCCAGCGCCGCGCTGATTTCAGGCAGCATTTCTAGAGCCGTCACCGCCGTATCGAGTTGCCGCCCGCCGTGATTGCTGACCCAAACGTGGCAGCCGTGCTCGGCGGCGAGGTCGGCGTCTTGGGGAGTCAAAATCCCTTTAAGCACAATCGGCAAATCGGTCAGGCCGCGCAGCCACGCCAGATCCTTCCAGTTGAGCGAAGTGTCGAGGAGCGAAACGAAATACTGAAGCGGTTGAGGGTGCTGAGCGCCGATATTCGGCAGGGCCAGTTGCTCCGGCACCACCATCGGCAAGCGCAGGAGGCGTTCGCGGCGGCCCAGGTAGGCGGCGTCCACCGTCAGCACCAGCGCTCCGGCTCCGGCGGCCTCGGCCCGCTGCACCAAAGCGCGGCTCACCTCGCGGTCACGGTAAAGGTAGAGCTGAAACCACCATTTTCCCGGCGCGGCCTCGCCCACCTCCTCAATAGTGGAATTGCTCAGTGTGCTCAGGGCCATCAGGCTGCCCATGCTGGCGGCGGCGCGGGCGGTGGCGCACTCGGCATCTGGGTGAGCCAGGCCGTGCAGGGCACTGGGCGCAATGCCGATCGGCAGTTTGAGCGGCGTGCCCAAGACGCTGGTGGTCAGATCGATCTCCGAGATGTCCACCATCACGCGGGGCAGCAGCGACAATTTGGCATAGGAGGCGCGGTTGGCCGCCACCGTCAGCTCGTCGTTGGCTCCGCCGTCGTAGTAACTCAGGGTGCTGGGAGCAAGCCGCGACTTGGCCGCCGCTTCTATCTGGGCGAGGTTGTGCAAGTCTGCAAGGTTCATCGAGCCTCCTGTAGGGCTTTGTACGCTCAGCATAGCTGCCCAGACGCTAAACTGCTGCCCAGATGAACAGCCCAGTTCCAAACAGCTCAGCTTTCAGCGAACTGCGTGCCTATTTTGGTGAACGCTTTTCAACCGTACCGGACGTGCTGGAGCAGCATGGCCGCGATGAGAGCCGCGCCGAGCGCCACTTGCCCGACGCGGTGATTTTTGCCCGCAGCGAAGACGAGGTGCGGCGGGTGATGGCGTCCGCGTCACAGTTTGAGATTCCCATCATTCCCTTCGCGGCGGGCAGCAGCTTGGAAGGCCAACTGATTCCGGTGCGCGGCGGGATTTCTTTAGACGTTTCGCAGATGAACACCGTGCTGGACATCCAGCCGCAGGGCTTTTTGGCAACGGTGCAGGCGGGCGTGACGTATCCGGCGCTCAACCGGCAGGCGCGGCCACACGGCCTGTTTTTTCCGGTTGATCCGGGCGCGGAGGCCAGTCTCGGCGGCATGGCGGCCACCAACGCCTCGGGTACGGGAGCGGTGCGCTACGGCACCATGCGCGACAACGTGCTGTCTATGCGGGCGGTGCTGATCGGTGGAAAAGTGATTCAACTGGGCACTCAGGCCCGTAAAAGCAGCGCCGGATACGACCTGCGCCACCTGCTGATCGGCTCGGAAGGCACGCTGGGCGTCATCACCGAACTGAGCGTCAAGCTTCACCCACTGCCTTCTGAGTTGGCGGTGCTGCGCTGCCACTTCAGGAGCGTGGAAGCAGCGGCCCAGTGCGCGGCCAGCGTGATGCAGGCAGGCTTGCAACCCGAGCGCTTGGAGCTGATGGACGAGCGGCAAATGAGGGCCGTCAACTTGCATCAGGGCACCCGCTATCCCGAAGCGCCGACCCTCTGGATCGAACTTGCTGCCGCCAGCCGCACGGCGCTGGACGAAGCGCTGGCCCTTTGCGCCGAACTCTGCGCGGCGGGCGGTGCGGGCGGCGTGGAGCTGGCCCGCAGCGAAACCGAGCGCCAGCAGCTCTGGCAAGCGCGGCACCAAGCCTACTACGCCGCCCGCGCCCTGCACCCCGGCCACGCCATGCTCAGCACCGATCTGTGCGTGCCGCTGCACGAACTGGCTCCCACCATCGCCCTGACCCACCGCCTGTGCGCCGAGAACAACCTGGACGCCAGCTTCGTCGGCCACGTGGGAGACGGCAATTTTCACGTGCTGTTTCACGCTGAGCCGGAAGACGCGGCGACTTGGCAAATGATCGGGCGGGTTTATGACCTGATGGTCGCCGCAGCTTTGGCGGTGGGCGGCACTTGCAGCGGCGAACACGGCATCGGCCTGCACAAACGCCGCCACCTCCGCGCCCAACACGGCGACCTCCTAGAACTGATGCGCGGCATCAAAGCGCTGTTCGATCCGCAAGGCCTGATGAATCCCGGCAAGATTTTCGAGGAAGATTGAGCACTGAACTTTTTGGCGCGCTCTTGCGTAAATAAATGGAAGACCCCCTTTTAGCACTCTCTCTCACTCGCCCCGCTTGAGGTCTGTTTGCCCCCGCCCATCACCCCACACCCCGACGACCCAGTCGAGCTGCACTTTGCGCCGGAAGGCCTCGCCACGCGGCTGCGCTTTGCTCTGCTGGGCCGCCCGCTGATCTGGAGCAGATTGAAGTGGGCGCAGCGCTTCCCCGAATCGCTGACGCCCGCCCAGCGACTGAACATTCAGCGGACACTCAGCCGCCGCATCCTGGCCCATTTGAAGGTCAAGCTGGAACTGCACGGTTTGGAAAACATCGGCCCGACCGCCGCCGTCAAAGGGCCGTATCTGATCGCTTCACTGCATGAAGGCATTGCCGACGTGCCGTGCTTGCTGCAACTGCCGCTGATGATGCGGTTCGTGGCGCGGCGCGAGATTTTTACCTGGCCTGAGATCGGGCCGGTGCTGAGCAAACTCGGCCATGTTTCGATCAATCCCGAACATCCGCTGGGCGGCTTCCGCGACCTTTTGCGCGGCGCAGAGGAGATTCTCGGCGGCGGCGAGAGTTTGGTGACTTTTCCGCAGGGAACCATCGCGGGCATCCAAAGCGACTTTCAGCGCGGCGTGTTTGAAGTGGCCAAGCGGCTGGGTGTGCCGATTTTGCCAGTGGCGCTGACCGGTGCGCACCGCATCTGGGAGCATCCTTTTGCACCTACACTGCGCTCCGGTGTACGGGTGGGGCTGCGGGTTTTGCCGCCTATCAGCGCCGAAGAAGTGCGGAGCGCCCACCCAGAAACCCTGCGCGTCCGCACGCGACGGGCCGTCAAAGCGGCGGCCATGAGCGCCGAGATGCCGCCCGCCCGCTTCTTTGATCCTGAGCGTGACGGCTACTGGGACGGTTACAAACTCGATATCGACCCCGACTTTCCCGGCGTAGCGCACCAGATGAGCGACCACCGCGCCGCTTTTTTGAAAGGCACGGCCTGAGAACGGCAAACAGGACGCGGGGCACACGCCTGTCCACACGTCCCAGCGTCGCGGGTAGACTGCTGAGGTAACGACCTTTCCCACGACTTCCATTTTATCTGCCGCGCCCGTTCTCGGCAGCGCCAGAAGAGGTAAACGCATGACCGGAACAGCACAGCCAACTTTTGACCTGATCAGCCCGTCCAGCGGCCAAGTAATTGCCCAGATCCCCGACCAGACGGTGCAGGACGCCCAGGACGCCGTCGAGCGCAGTGTCAAGGCGTTCGGGTCGTGGCGCACAACCAGCGTCTACGAGCGCTCGGTTCTGCTGCGCAAATTCAACGATCTGATGCTGCGCGACGTCGGCGAAATCGCCCGCCTGATCGCCTCCGAGATGGGCAAACCGGTCACCGAGGCAGCGGGCGAGGTCAAGTACGCCGCGTCTTTTCTGGAGTGGTACGCCGAGGAAGCCAAACGCATCTACGGCACGGTGGTGCCCAGCCAGAGCGTGACCAAGCAGTTGATGGTCACCCATGAACCGGTCGGGCCTGTTTACGCCGTGACCCCCTGGAACTTTCCGGCGGCAATGGCGACCCGCAAAGTAGGCCCAGCGCTGGCGGCAGGCTGCACCATCATTCTCAAGGCCGCTGAGCAGTCGCCGCTCACGGCCCTCAAAATGGCCGAGCTGTGGACTGAGGCGGGCGGCCCGGCAGACACCTTTATCGTGCTAACCACCTCCGATCCGGTGCCGACCACCAAGGTGATGATGGATGATGCCCGCATTCGCAAGATTACCTTCACCGGCAGCACCGAAGTGGGCCGCTTGCTGGCTGCTCAGGCTGCACCGACCCTCAAGCGCGTGTCGCTGGAACTCGGCGGGCACGCACCGTACCTAATTTTTGATGACGCCGACCTCGATCAGGCGGTGGCCGACGTCATAGCCTGCAAGTTCCGCAACGCCGGGCAGACCTGCGTGTGCGTCAACCGGGTGTATGTGCAGCGCGGCATTGCCGACGAGTTTACCCGCAAGCTGAGCGAGGCGGCGGCCCAGCTGAAGGTGGGCGACCCACTGGACGCTGCCACCCAAATCGGGCCGCTGGTGGACGCGCAGGGCTTAGCCAAAGTCAAGCGCCATGTCACGGACGCGCTGAGCAAAGGCGCAACCGCCACGACAGGTGGTGAGGCTGGTGAAGGCTTGTACTTCCAGCCCACCGTGCTCAGCGGTGTCCGTGCTGAGATGCTCATCATGCAGGAAGAAACGTTTGGCCCTGTAGCTCCGATCATCGTTTTCGACACGGAAGAAGAAGCAGTGAAGGCTGCCAACGACACCGAGTTCGGGCTGGCCGCTTACCTGTGGACGAACAACCTCTCCCGCGCCTTCCGGGTCTCCGCTGCCTTGGAGTACGGCATCATCGGGCTGAACGATCCGGTTCCCAGCACGGCGCAGGCTCCATTCGGCGGCGTCAAGCAGAGCGGGTATGGACGCGAGGGCGGGCTGTGGGGCATTCAAGAGTACCTCACCACCAAGTACCTCAGCATGAATGTGAAGTAACAGTTCACTGTGCCAGTGGGCCAGCCTACGGACGCGCAGGCCGACGCCTTTCATGCTGGGGGCGTGAACGATTCGCAGACCACCACTGCCTCTCAGACCGCCGACTCACCGCTGCTCGACTTGGCAGGCATCACCTTGGAAGTCAACCATCTGGCGCGGGGCGTGCGCTTTTATGAACAGGTTCTGGGCCTTGAGAGACTTGAGCAGGAAGCGGGGAACACCAGCAGCGTCGCCACCCTGCGCGTCAATGCCCACCAGACCCTGAGTTTGTGGCAGCCGGTGACGCGGCAGCACAACGACGCCCGGCTCGCACCTTTGCAGGCACGTGGGGCCACTCACCTGCATTACGCTTTTCAGGTGCAGATTACAGACTTGCCGCGCTGCAAAGATGTGCTCGACGAACACGGCCTGAGTTGGCAAGAAATCAATCTGGGCACACCCGACGCGCCCGACAAAGGCCTTTATTTCTTCGATCCTTTCGGGCACGGCTTGGAACTGCGCGGCGTCAACTTGGCCGATTCGCGCCGCCCTTACTTTTTGCCTTCAGTGCAACCGGCCCGCCCCCACGCTCTGCCGATCCTCGGCCTACGCGAAGCGGCGCTGGCGTTTCAGGATTACTCCGCCATGAAAACGCGCTTGCCGCAAGCTTACGGCTTCGCCTTTGCCAAAGAGCAAGAAGACCGTGATTTTGCTCAGTTCACGTTGGCCCCGCGCCCCGAACCTGACGGCAACGGCACGCCCCGGCGCTGGCTCTATGCCTGGGATCCGCAAGTGGGCCTCGCCGATATGCTGGGAGGCGACCACGCCCTCGTCAAGTTCTACGCCGACGTGCAGGCCGTGACCCGGCGGGTCAAGCAAGCGGGCCTGCCGCACCTGCTCGACGAAGTGGGGCTGGCGGTGCGCGACCCGGAAGGACATGTCTTTGAATTTGTCGAGCCGCCCGCTTGACTGTTTGATTGGTCGCCCATCGGGCTGCAAAGTGTTCTTTCAAACCGTGAAGTGTTTCTCTGGGTGAGCCGTTATATATTCTAGGGATGAGCGAAAGCGAACTGCGGCAACTGCTGATCAAACAAGATGTGGAAGGCGTCCTCAATGCTGTTGAGTCGAGCTTGCCCGGTCAGCCCGGCAACGCCACCCGCCGCAACAATGTCAGCGGCTGCCGGATTTTTTTACGCTGGGCCTTTGACAGCGGCCAGAGCGTGCTGTCGCCTGCCGAAACGCTGGGAGCGGCGTATCTGGCTTTCCTCAAGCGCAAGCACCCCGACACGCCCGCCAGCGTCATCAACCGCCTCGCGCACGCCCGCAACCTCTATACGGCGCTGCGAGATCAGGGCGCAGCCGCCGCCGATCCATTCACCCAACTCGACGCGCCCAGCAACGATCCAGCGCTGCACAAGGAAGCCTACACCGAAGCTGAAATTCAGCGCTTGATCACGCACGGCAACGCCCGTGAACAGGCGCTGGTGCTGCTCGGCGCACACGCGGGCCTGACTGGGCCGGAAGTCGCCAAGCTCAACTGGCGCGACATGCAGTTCGAGCAGGGCATCCTCAGCGTGCGGGGCCGCGAAGTGCCCACCGGCACGGCCCTGCACGCCGCTTTGCAGCACTACGCCCACGCGCAGGGCGTGACCCAACTGTTCGGCGGCGAAGGCAAAGTCTTTCCAGAATTAGACAACGACCACATGGTGCGGGCCGCGCTTTTCCGGGTCTGCATGAGCGGCAACGTGCCGTACCGTGCTTGGCGGGCGCTGAGAAACCACGCGGGGCTGCGGATGCTCAACCTCACCCACGATGAGCAGCGGGTTGCGCAGTATTTGGGCCTGAGCACCCTTAAGGCCGTCAAATTTATTCAGCGGGCGGTTGACCGGGGCATGGGCCAAGCGAGCGGGTAACAGACCCCCCCCCATAAAATGAGCAAAGCATAAATATCTTGCGCGGATTTCGTTTTTCTGGTTCATTTTTACTCGTTTTCTGAATGCGTGTTGAAAATGATCGCTTTATTCTGGACGTGAGAAATTCTACAGATAGGTGTGCCCTGCTTTGCAGTTCCACTGAAAGAGTGAAAAGTGTGAGGGAAAGCTCGCTCTAGCAAAGAAATGAACCCTCCGGTGTGATGGTAGAACGCTCGTCATTTTAAAATACGTATTAAATTTCACTTCTCAGTCTTAGAAAAATGTGCAGATTTCTCTCTGCTCTCACAAAGGGTGTCGTCCTCATCACATTTTTTACTCAGACAAGTAGAATTATTCACACAGCACTCTGTCCAAAATCTGACAGTAGGGGGCTGAGGAGGGTTCATGAAGCACATCAATCACATTTGGTTGACCTTGGCAGCGGCGGGAGCTTGTTTGGCCAGCGCTCAAACGATTTCGCCCACGTTGGGCGGCACCAATCAAGCGGTGGCCACCGGCACCAAGACCGCCACCGTACAGCAGACCGTCAACCTCAAGCTGCCCGAAGCGACGGCGCTTCACCTCGCCACCACCAACCTCGAATTCGACATCTCCAAGATCGGCCAGCAAGACGGCACGTGGTACTGCGCTTACGGCAAACCCGGCAGCGACGGCGTGGCCCGTGACATTACCGACACCCCCGGCGCAAACTTCTGGAACCAAAAAGAAGTGCTGCCACTGGGCACCTCGTACTCGCCCACCACCGAGTTCGGCAAAGTAACTATCAATGCTGGCCCGCAGGTCAAGTCGTATCCGCCTGTCGCGCTGCTCAACGGCGTGGTGGACAACAAGTCCAAAGCCTACTTCGTGTGCTACCGCACCTTCGTGCTGCAAAAGTTCTCCAACCTCGGCAACTTCAAGCTGAGCGTCAGCCGCGATACGCCCACTGGTGACCGTGGCAAGCAACTGATGTACATTCAAGACAACCCCTGTGATTCGTTCGGACAGCCCACCGGCCTTTACCAACTGCTGCCCGGCTCGACCCGCGAACTCATTCCGCTCAATCTCACCAAAGGCACCACTGGTAAGCGGGCGGCAGCCGGCGCAGCCGCGACGCCCAAACTCTGCCGCGAGTACACCAGCTGGCTCGACGATCTGGTGGTGGTGGCCGTCGTGGTTGACGGCGACTTGGCCGGGGACAACATCGCCACGCTGACCTACACCCTCGAATCCAAAGCCGCGCCGTTCGTGCTGGCCGATTCTAAAGTCGTCAATCCTTAAAGCTTCCCTGCTCTAGGGCTCTAGAGGTCATGCTGAATTTTTCGGTACTTTTCTAAGGAGTGCCCCCGAGCCAGAAAGCGCCGCAATTCGTTTTGCGCTTTCTGGCTTTTGAGACTCTGTCTTCGTTCTACAAACACGGTTAAGCCCTTTATTGGAGGTTCATGCGCCGCCTTTTCGCTTTACTCACTTCTCTTCTCCTCGCTGCGCCGATCAGCGCTCAGGGCACGGTCGGCGTTGACCCGGTGGCGCGGCTGTTTACGGCCAAGCCGGGCGACAGCATTACTCAAGATCTCAATATCTACAATCCCAACGCCGACCCGGCCTCACTGCGGGTGGCGGTTTATTTGTCCGATATGGACATCAGCGAAACCGGCGAAACCAAGTACCTCAGCGCCGGAACCTTACCGGAAAGTCTCAAAAACTGGATGACGTTTTCACCGACCTCACTCGATTTGGGCGGGCAGCAAACCCAGAACGTGCGCTACACCGTGCAAGTGCCCAAAGACGCCGCGCCCGGCACCCACTGGATCATGCTGATGCTGGAGGGCCAAGACGCCGCGCCAGTGCCCGGCAAAACGCTGGCGTCGTTCCGGCTGCGGGTGGCCCACACCGTTTACGTGAACGTGGAGCCGATCAAGCGCTCTGGCGAGATCAGCGGCATT contains:
- a CDS encoding PKD domain-containing protein, with translation MNKLFSAAAVLTAVLGLAACNPKTPPAANTAPVASFTFTPASGPAALSVSTDNTSTDADTADTLTYDWDWGDGSTHDTAKSPSHTYSSAGIFTITLKTTDNHAASSTKTASVTVTMAAPATPAEFFAKNSAIVQKQTFTPGTVDTTLTFAQGTQLVFAPNSVLDASGNPYSGVVNVSVREIQDKSDMILSNVLTVSVPTNADPAPLVSGGMFNLDIKTPAGADLKINPAVGVGAKVPIKDAKLDVDPKIKNPMQQFVGQSNTCGGQGNAGPIRTPVPIPAGDSSVNWCPVAGKFTIDTTTPPGSYVFSVFNKGWINCDFFWNDPRTKTTIHVDLEPINDANTIVFLVPQGIKTVIALYTKDGANARKSYDNSLPIGLNAELVAITFNAGKQYLAHKTITVSAGLSEKLTFSEATDAQIKAYLTSVNGS
- a CDS encoding alpha-hydroxy acid oxidase, with amino-acid sequence MNLADLHNLAQIEAAAKSRLAPSTLSYYDGGANDELTVAANRASYAKLSLLPRVMVDISEIDLTTSVLGTPLKLPIGIAPSALHGLAHPDAECATARAAASMGSLMALSTLSNSTIEEVGEAAPGKWWFQLYLYRDREVSRALVQRAEAAGAGALVLTVDAAYLGRRERLLRLPMVVPEQLALPNIGAQHPQPLQYFVSLLDTSLNWKDLAWLRGLTDLPIVLKGILTPQDADLAAEHGCHVWVSNHGGRQLDTAVTALEMLPEISAALAGRCELYLDGGITRGTDVLKALALGANAVFLGRAALWGLAVAGEIGVVHTLKLLEDELRLAMALCGKTSLAQLGPELVRAGG
- a CDS encoding FAD-binding oxidoreductase — protein: MNSPVPNSSAFSELRAYFGERFSTVPDVLEQHGRDESRAERHLPDAVIFARSEDEVRRVMASASQFEIPIIPFAAGSSLEGQLIPVRGGISLDVSQMNTVLDIQPQGFLATVQAGVTYPALNRQARPHGLFFPVDPGAEASLGGMAATNASGTGAVRYGTMRDNVLSMRAVLIGGKVIQLGTQARKSSAGYDLRHLLIGSEGTLGVITELSVKLHPLPSELAVLRCHFRSVEAAAQCAASVMQAGLQPERLELMDERQMRAVNLHQGTRYPEAPTLWIELAAASRTALDEALALCAELCAAGGAGGVELARSETERQQLWQARHQAYYAARALHPGHAMLSTDLCVPLHELAPTIALTHRLCAENNLDASFVGHVGDGNFHVLFHAEPEDAATWQMIGRVYDLMVAAALAVGGTCSGEHGIGLHKRRHLRAQHGDLLELMRGIKALFDPQGLMNPGKIFEED
- a CDS encoding lysophospholipid acyltransferase family protein, whose translation is MPPPITPHPDDPVELHFAPEGLATRLRFALLGRPLIWSRLKWAQRFPESLTPAQRLNIQRTLSRRILAHLKVKLELHGLENIGPTAAVKGPYLIASLHEGIADVPCLLQLPLMMRFVARREIFTWPEIGPVLSKLGHVSINPEHPLGGFRDLLRGAEEILGGGESLVTFPQGTIAGIQSDFQRGVFEVAKRLGVPILPVALTGAHRIWEHPFAPTLRSGVRVGLRVLPPISAEEVRSAHPETLRVRTRRAVKAAAMSAEMPPARFFDPERDGYWDGYKLDIDPDFPGVAHQMSDHRAAFLKGTA
- a CDS encoding NAD-dependent succinate-semialdehyde dehydrogenase codes for the protein MTGTAQPTFDLISPSSGQVIAQIPDQTVQDAQDAVERSVKAFGSWRTTSVYERSVLLRKFNDLMLRDVGEIARLIASEMGKPVTEAAGEVKYAASFLEWYAEEAKRIYGTVVPSQSVTKQLMVTHEPVGPVYAVTPWNFPAAMATRKVGPALAAGCTIILKAAEQSPLTALKMAELWTEAGGPADTFIVLTTSDPVPTTKVMMDDARIRKITFTGSTEVGRLLAAQAAPTLKRVSLELGGHAPYLIFDDADLDQAVADVIACKFRNAGQTCVCVNRVYVQRGIADEFTRKLSEAAAQLKVGDPLDAATQIGPLVDAQGLAKVKRHVTDALSKGATATTGGEAGEGLYFQPTVLSGVRAEMLIMQEETFGPVAPIIVFDTEEEAVKAANDTEFGLAAYLWTNNLSRAFRVSAALEYGIIGLNDPVPSTAQAPFGGVKQSGYGREGGLWGIQEYLTTKYLSMNVK
- a CDS encoding VOC family protein, with amino-acid sequence MGQPTDAQADAFHAGGVNDSQTTTASQTADSPLLDLAGITLEVNHLARGVRFYEQVLGLERLEQEAGNTSSVATLRVNAHQTLSLWQPVTRQHNDARLAPLQARGATHLHYAFQVQITDLPRCKDVLDEHGLSWQEINLGTPDAPDKGLYFFDPFGHGLELRGVNLADSRRPYFLPSVQPARPHALPILGLREAALAFQDYSAMKTRLPQAYGFAFAKEQEDRDFAQFTLAPRPEPDGNGTPRRWLYAWDPQVGLADMLGGDHALVKFYADVQAVTRRVKQAGLPHLLDEVGLAVRDPEGHVFEFVEPPA
- a CDS encoding tyrosine-type recombinase/integrase, with amino-acid sequence MSESELRQLLIKQDVEGVLNAVESSLPGQPGNATRRNNVSGCRIFLRWAFDSGQSVLSPAETLGAAYLAFLKRKHPDTPASVINRLAHARNLYTALRDQGAAAADPFTQLDAPSNDPALHKEAYTEAEIQRLITHGNAREQALVLLGAHAGLTGPEVAKLNWRDMQFEQGILSVRGREVPTGTALHAALQHYAHAQGVTQLFGGEGKVFPELDNDHMVRAALFRVCMSGNVPYRAWRALRNHAGLRMLNLTHDEQRVAQYLGLSTLKAVKFIQRAVDRGMGQASG